In the genome of Tropicibacter oceani, one region contains:
- a CDS encoding helix-turn-helix transcriptional regulator produces the protein MKADLRDYLIDLTNKDSVEQLWQAHCARMADYGFDRLIYGFTNFKTENSLGDPNDFVVLTNHTAAYRKGFVEDGLYRHAPMVRWALKNEGHCSWRVMAPRVTAGDLSDKERQVLEFNLSHKVHAGYTISFKSVSSRAKGAISLTTRAEMNQDQADQIWAEHGNDIVLLNNIVHLKILTLPVPLKNQTLTPRQREALEWVGDGKTMQDIAQIMGLTQATIEKHLRLARETLNVETTAQAVAKAAFHNQMYIIEAT, from the coding sequence ATGAAGGCCGACCTGCGCGACTATCTGATTGACCTGACCAACAAGGATAGCGTCGAACAACTTTGGCAGGCCCATTGCGCCCGCATGGCGGATTACGGCTTTGACCGGCTGATCTATGGTTTCACCAACTTCAAGACCGAAAACTCGCTGGGTGATCCCAACGATTTCGTCGTGCTGACCAACCACACGGCGGCCTATCGCAAAGGCTTTGTCGAGGATGGCCTGTATCGCCACGCGCCCATGGTTCGCTGGGCGCTGAAAAACGAAGGCCATTGCAGCTGGCGTGTGATGGCGCCGCGCGTGACCGCCGGCGATCTGAGCGACAAGGAACGCCAGGTTCTGGAATTCAACCTGTCGCACAAGGTACACGCGGGCTATACCATCAGCTTCAAATCGGTTTCCAGCCGCGCCAAGGGCGCCATTTCCCTGACCACCCGGGCCGAGATGAACCAGGACCAGGCCGACCAGATCTGGGCCGAGCATGGCAATGACATCGTGCTGCTGAACAACATCGTGCACCTGAAAATCCTGACGCTTCCGGTGCCGCTGAAGAACCAGACCCTGACGCCGCGCCAGCGCGAGGCGCTGGAATGGGTTGGCGATGGCAAGACGATGCAGGATATCGCGCAGATCATGGGGCTGACCCAGGCGACCATCGAAAAACACCTGCGGCTGGCACGCGAAACGCTGAACGTCGAAACCACGGCGCAGGCCGTCGCCAAGGCGGCGTTTCACAACCAGATGTACATCATCGAAGCCACCTGA